A region from the Benincasa hispida cultivar B227 chromosome 8, ASM972705v1, whole genome shotgun sequence genome encodes:
- the LOC120084075 gene encoding extensin-like produces the protein MSPRKTTKTLTQTKLTYGEATSSQRPPVSKPSTTPTKLAFKASKAIVTPPTKILQPKPKTPQPKPKTTPKPRAKTPAKLRMRPSFMAASKPYTKPASPPVIPNITIVGATHNPLPAYVHNAPSPVVHPPPPLSIEPLATIYPVESDASSQPPHSSILISSLGMPHIPVGSPSFIPPIPPSDSPASERNLEELAELARLDEQEVLVRSWRPSIKAKRKSR, from the coding sequence ATGAGCCCTAGAAAAACCACTAAAACCCTCACCCAAACCAAACTCACATATGGCGAAGCCACCTCTTCCCAGCGGCCGCCTGTTTCGAAACCTTCCACAACCCCCACAAAACTCGCTTTCAAAGCCTCCAAAGCTATCGTTACCCCTCCAACCAAGATCCTTCAACCTAAACCTAAAACCCCTCAACCAAAACCCAAAACGACCCCCAAGCCAAGGGCCAAGACACCTGCAAAACTAAGGATGCGTCCGTCATTTATGGCCGCCTCCAAACCCTACACTAAGCCTGCCTCACCACCAGTCATCCCTAACATCACTATAGTGGGTGCAACACATAATCCACTCCCAGCCTACGTCCACAACGCACCATCACCAGTGGTGCATCCACCACCTCCACTTTCTATTGAGCCCTTGGCCACCATTTATCCAGTGGAATCAGACGCGTCGAGCCAACCACCTCATTCGTCCATCCTCATATCTTCCCTTGGGATGCCTCATATCCCAGTGGGTAGCCCTTCATTTATTCCACCCATACCACCCTCTGACAGTCCTGCATCAGAGCGCAATCTTGAAGAGTTGGCAGAATTGGCTCGACTGGACGAGCAAGAAGTTTTGGTGCGATCTTGGCGTCCCTCAATCAAAGCCAAGAGGAAGAGCAGGTGA